The proteins below come from a single Gordonia pseudamarae genomic window:
- the vapC gene encoding type II toxin-antitoxin system VapC family toxin, with amino-acid sequence MILVDTSVWIEYLRDTDDPVVTELSSLIDSGADLRMTEPIAMELLAGADNPRRDALISQLTNSFPTLPVEPLVDYRAAAQIFASVRRIGHPLRSLNDCLIAAIAVRTSTILFERDRDFQFISKVTPLALHRNST; translated from the coding sequence GTGATCCTTGTCGACACGTCGGTGTGGATTGAGTACCTCCGCGACACCGACGACCCCGTCGTCACCGAACTCTCATCTCTTATTGATTCCGGTGCCGACCTGAGGATGACCGAACCGATTGCGATGGAACTGCTCGCCGGTGCGGACAATCCGCGCCGGGATGCGTTGATATCCCAACTCACCAATAGCTTCCCCACCCTTCCGGTGGAGCCGCTGGTCGACTATCGGGCAGCAGCCCAGATCTTCGCGTCCGTTCGACGGATCGGGCACCCACTACGTAGCCTCAATGACTGTCTCATCGCAGCGATCGCCGTTCGGACCAGCACTATACTTTTCGAGCGTGACAGGGATTTCCAGTTCATCAGCAAAGTGACTCCGCTGGCGCTACACCGCAATTCGACCTGA
- the der gene encoding ribosome biogenesis GTPase Der — MTDNLDTDLAQVAGDGTWSDETDWEIGEFADGEESGAGGPVPVVAIVGRPNVGKSTLVNRILGRREAVVEDIPGVTRDRVSYAASWSGKRFTVVDTGGWEPDAKGLQQAVAAQAELAMKTADAIVVVVDATVGATATDEAVAKVLRRSKTPVLLVANKIDSERQEAEAAALWSLGLGEPYPVSAAHGRGAGDVLDKILEVLPESPREGPALGGPRRVALVGKPNVGKSSLLNKLAGSERSVVDNVAGTTVDPVDELVELGGKTWQFIDTAGLRRKVRTASGHEYYASLRTRSALDAAEVAILLIDASEPITEQDLRVLSMIIDSGRALVIAFNKWDLVDEDRRYQLDKEIDRELARVPWARRVNISASTGRSVQKLVPAIEGALESWDKRVSTGQLNNWLKDIIAATPPPLRGGRQPRVLFATQAATRPPTFVLFTTGFLEAGYRRFLERRLREEFNFDGSPVRINVRVRDKREQRRRK; from the coding sequence GTGACCGACAATCTTGACACCGACCTGGCACAGGTAGCCGGTGACGGCACGTGGTCGGATGAAACCGACTGGGAAATAGGGGAGTTCGCCGACGGTGAGGAGTCCGGTGCCGGTGGTCCGGTGCCGGTCGTGGCCATCGTCGGCCGCCCGAACGTGGGCAAGTCGACTCTCGTGAACCGTATTCTCGGCCGCCGCGAGGCCGTTGTGGAGGATATTCCGGGCGTCACCCGCGACCGGGTGTCGTACGCGGCGAGCTGGTCGGGTAAACGGTTCACCGTCGTCGACACCGGCGGTTGGGAGCCCGACGCGAAGGGCCTGCAACAGGCCGTCGCCGCGCAGGCCGAGCTGGCGATGAAGACCGCCGACGCGATCGTCGTGGTTGTCGATGCCACTGTTGGCGCCACCGCCACCGACGAGGCCGTCGCGAAGGTACTGCGCCGGTCCAAGACCCCGGTCCTGCTGGTGGCCAACAAGATCGACAGCGAACGGCAGGAGGCCGAGGCGGCCGCGCTGTGGTCGCTGGGGCTGGGGGAGCCGTATCCGGTGTCGGCGGCGCACGGCCGCGGAGCCGGCGACGTGCTCGACAAGATCCTTGAGGTGCTGCCCGAAAGCCCCCGCGAGGGACCTGCATTGGGCGGTCCGCGGCGCGTCGCGCTCGTCGGCAAACCGAATGTGGGCAAGAGTTCGCTGCTGAACAAGCTGGCCGGGTCCGAACGGTCGGTGGTGGACAATGTGGCCGGTACCACCGTCGACCCGGTGGATGAGCTTGTCGAATTGGGCGGCAAGACCTGGCAGTTCATCGACACGGCCGGTCTGCGCCGCAAGGTGCGAACCGCGTCGGGTCACGAATACTATGCCTCGCTCCGTACCCGTTCGGCGCTCGACGCCGCCGAGGTGGCGATCCTGCTGATCGACGCGTCGGAGCCGATCACCGAACAGGATCTGCGGGTGCTGTCGATGATCATCGACAGCGGCCGAGCGCTCGTCATCGCGTTCAACAAGTGGGATCTGGTCGACGAGGACCGGCGCTACCAGCTGGACAAGGAGATCGACCGCGAGCTCGCTCGGGTGCCGTGGGCGCGGCGGGTGAACATCTCCGCCAGCACCGGCAGGTCCGTGCAGAAGCTCGTCCCGGCCATCGAGGGTGCACTCGAATCGTGGGACAAGCGGGTGTCGACCGGCCAGCTCAACAACTGGCTCAAGGACATCATCGCCGCCACCCCGCCGCCGCTGCGCGGTGGCAGACAGCCGCGAGTGCTGTTCGCCACCCAGGCCGCGACCCGTCCGCCGACCTTCGTGCTGTTCACCACGGGCTTCCTGGAGGCCGGCTACCGCCGCTTCCTGGAGCGGCGCCTGCGGGAGGAGTTCAACTTCGACGGATCGCCCGTGCGGATCAACGTCCGCGTACGCGACAAGCGGGAGCAGCGCCGGCGGAAATGA
- a CDS encoding AAA family ATPase, whose amino-acid sequence MRNQVAEVARKLAVERSAADVQIVGRVNLAEYEPESTRWVVADLLARGAALGVFAERKAGKTTVVEELVHAALDGLPFLGKYPVTLPEGCGVVLFDTEMPTATLHTHYRQRGVVNLDRLDLRPLRGRERALDVRSDAVRARWCDEIEPGSLMVVDCLYTLFGALGVSENSDEVVEILAGLRALATEADAAALVLVHHLGKDTERGARGHSSIEGFPDAIVNIELDGPPASDTPRVLRAFGRDVEIEPGVLTLGDDHRLTIGGNPRVERVAAGHRADDNATWSLIEAHPGLSVRGLSTLPIEARGKLSRDRIRTAVDRLALTNRVTNKGTPAAPEWHAITPLDPFELPSIEGA is encoded by the coding sequence GTGCGCAATCAGGTGGCCGAGGTTGCGCGAAAGCTCGCGGTCGAGCGCAGCGCTGCCGACGTCCAGATCGTCGGCCGGGTCAACCTCGCCGAGTACGAACCGGAATCTACGCGGTGGGTCGTGGCCGACCTGCTCGCGCGCGGCGCAGCTCTCGGGGTGTTTGCCGAGCGGAAGGCCGGAAAGACAACCGTGGTCGAGGAACTGGTGCACGCTGCCCTCGATGGCCTGCCGTTCCTCGGCAAGTACCCGGTGACGCTGCCTGAGGGCTGCGGCGTCGTCCTATTCGACACCGAAATGCCCACGGCCACCTTGCACACCCACTACCGGCAACGCGGCGTGGTCAACCTCGACCGCCTCGACCTGCGCCCGCTGCGCGGCCGTGAACGCGCCCTCGACGTGCGCAGCGACGCCGTACGCGCCCGCTGGTGCGACGAGATCGAACCGGGCTCGCTGATGGTGGTCGATTGCCTCTACACCCTGTTCGGCGCGCTCGGCGTGAGCGAGAACAGCGACGAGGTGGTCGAGATACTGGCAGGGCTGCGCGCCCTGGCAACCGAGGCTGACGCGGCGGCGCTGGTGTTGGTGCACCACCTTGGCAAAGACACCGAGCGTGGCGCACGCGGACACAGCTCGATCGAGGGCTTTCCCGACGCGATCGTGAATATCGAACTCGACGGCCCGCCTGCCTCGGATACGCCGCGCGTGCTGCGGGCGTTCGGTCGCGACGTCGAGATCGAACCCGGTGTTCTGACACTCGGTGACGACCACCGCCTGACCATCGGCGGTAACCCACGGGTCGAGCGCGTTGCCGCCGGGCACCGCGCCGACGACAACGCGACGTGGTCGCTCATCGAGGCTCACCCCGGGCTATCGGTGCGTGGTCTGTCGACGTTGCCCATCGAGGCGCGCGGGAAGCTTTCGCGCGATCGAATCCGCACCGCCGTCGACCGCCTCGCGCTGACAAACCGGGTCACGAACAAAGGCACTCCCGCCGCGCCGGAGTGGCACGCAATCACGCCGCTCGACCCGTTCGAGCTGCCCTCGATCGAGGGGGCATGA
- a CDS encoding helix-turn-helix domain-containing protein has translation MTKHQTDTSAALDRIASSPTADVEDVAAVFGVGRSTAYAAVKAGEWPAIRVRGRVRIPTAWVRGQLHLDVAEPATA, from the coding sequence ATGACCAAGCACCAGACAGACACGAGCGCAGCTCTCGACCGGATCGCCAGCAGCCCGACGGCCGACGTCGAGGACGTCGCCGCTGTGTTCGGTGTGGGCCGGTCGACCGCCTACGCGGCCGTCAAGGCGGGCGAGTGGCCCGCGATCCGAGTTCGCGGTCGCGTGCGAATCCCGACCGCGTGGGTTCGGGGGCAACTGCACCTCGACGTTGCCGAGCCTGCGACGGCGTAA
- a CDS encoding type II toxin-antitoxin system VapB family antitoxin produces MTRTNIDLDDDLVAEVIKRFNVSTKKEAVDLALRRLVGVPLTTQFLHELRGIGWKGDLDELRAAEDPWKGR; encoded by the coding sequence ATGACACGCACAAACATCGATCTTGATGATGACCTCGTCGCCGAGGTCATCAAGAGGTTCAATGTCTCCACAAAGAAGGAGGCCGTCGACCTTGCCCTGCGCCGCCTCGTCGGCGTGCCCCTGACCACACAGTTTCTGCATGAACTTCGGGGAATCGGATGGAAGGGTGACCTCGATGAACTACGCGCCGCCGAGGACCCGTGGAAAGGCCGGTGA
- a CDS encoding pseudouridine synthase gives MASASRDGTPGPRKRAGRSTSSSTGGQPARGSRKTGQGKSGKAGSGFPKGAKGAADAGRSTKKTHRKGTSKPDVASGKVRLNNARLARHQIAEGGGDGGASYVSDGVRLQKVLAQAGVASRRGAEELIAAGRVSVDGEIVIEQGLRIDPNTAVVRVDGSRVILDEDKLYLALNKPRGMQSTMADDQGRPCIGDIVAERVMAGQRMFHVGRLDADTEGLLLLTNDGELAHRLMHPSYEVPKTYMATVKGEVPRTLARTLRAGVELDDGPVKVDSFTIVDVNNGASLVEIVLHEGRNRIVRRLMEEVGFPVRRLLRTHVGEVALGDQRPGSLRVLGRDEIGGLYKAVGL, from the coding sequence ATGGCATCCGCTAGCCGAGACGGCACACCGGGCCCGCGTAAACGCGCTGGTCGTTCCACATCTTCATCCACCGGGGGACAGCCCGCGCGGGGGTCGCGCAAGACGGGGCAAGGCAAGTCGGGCAAGGCCGGTTCCGGGTTCCCCAAGGGTGCCAAGGGCGCCGCAGACGCCGGTCGGTCCACCAAGAAAACCCACCGCAAGGGCACATCGAAGCCCGATGTCGCATCGGGCAAGGTGCGTTTGAACAATGCCCGACTGGCCCGGCACCAGATCGCCGAAGGCGGGGGTGACGGCGGCGCGTCGTATGTCTCCGACGGGGTGCGGCTCCAGAAGGTGCTCGCACAGGCCGGTGTCGCCTCGCGGCGCGGCGCCGAGGAACTGATCGCGGCCGGCCGGGTCAGCGTCGACGGTGAGATCGTGATCGAGCAGGGCCTGCGGATCGACCCGAACACCGCGGTGGTGCGTGTCGACGGCTCGCGCGTCATCCTCGACGAGGACAAGCTGTATCTGGCGCTGAACAAGCCGCGCGGCATGCAGTCGACGATGGCCGACGATCAGGGCCGCCCGTGTATCGGTGACATCGTCGCTGAACGGGTGATGGCCGGTCAGCGCATGTTCCACGTGGGTCGCCTCGACGCCGACACCGAGGGTCTGCTGTTGCTGACCAACGACGGCGAGCTGGCGCACCGCCTCATGCACCCGTCGTACGAGGTGCCCAAGACCTACATGGCGACGGTGAAGGGCGAGGTGCCGCGCACTCTGGCCCGTACGCTGCGCGCCGGTGTCGAACTCGACGACGGTCCGGTGAAGGTGGACTCGTTCACCATCGTCGACGTCAACAACGGTGCGTCGCTGGTGGAGATCGTGCTGCATGAGGGCCGCAACCGCATCGTCCGGCGCCTCATGGAGGAGGTCGGGTTCCCGGTGCGCCGACTGCTGCGCACCCACGTCGGCGAGGTCGCGCTCGGCGATCAGCGTCCCGGCAGCCTGCGGGTGCTCGGCCGCGATGAGATCGGCGGTCTGTACAAGGCGGTCGGCCTGTGA
- the cmk gene encoding (d)CMP kinase yields the protein MSAAPEASASAGAAEADVTRVVAIDGPAGTGKSTVSKLLANRVGAQCLDTGAMYRAVTLAVLDRGVPLDDPKAIAEVMPGVDVDVLVDADGTNRVFLDGTDVSDRIRTAQVSAAVSAVSAVPAVRTTLVALQRKVSQGRFVVVEGRDVGTVVFPDAGLKVFLTATAQARAQRRHLQNLDLGQSSDYDEVLAAVNRRDHLDSTRAVSPLRAADDAVLMDTSDLTLDQVLDELTRLVQQRIGAPQ from the coding sequence GTGAGCGCGGCGCCGGAGGCGTCCGCATCGGCCGGCGCGGCGGAGGCGGACGTGACTCGCGTCGTGGCCATTGACGGGCCCGCGGGTACCGGAAAGTCCACCGTCTCCAAGCTTCTCGCGAACCGGGTGGGCGCGCAGTGCCTCGACACCGGCGCGATGTACCGCGCGGTGACACTCGCGGTGCTCGACCGTGGTGTGCCGCTCGATGATCCGAAGGCGATCGCCGAGGTCATGCCCGGCGTCGACGTCGACGTACTCGTGGATGCGGACGGGACCAATCGGGTGTTCCTGGACGGCACCGACGTCTCGGACAGGATCCGCACGGCGCAGGTGTCCGCGGCGGTGTCGGCGGTGTCGGCGGTGCCGGCGGTGCGCACCACTCTGGTGGCACTGCAACGAAAGGTGTCGCAGGGACGGTTCGTCGTCGTCGAGGGCCGCGACGTGGGGACCGTGGTGTTCCCCGACGCCGGGCTCAAGGTGTTCCTGACCGCCACCGCCCAGGCGCGTGCGCAGCGTCGGCACCTGCAGAACCTCGACCTCGGGCAGTCCAGCGATTACGACGAGGTGCTGGCGGCGGTCAACCGACGCGATCACCTCGACTCGACCCGTGCGGTGTCGCCGCTGCGGGCGGCCGACGACGCGGTCCTGATGGACACCAGCGACCTCACCCTCGACCAGGTGCTCGACGAACTGACCCGCCTGGTTCAACAGCGGATCGGAGCACCGCAGTGA
- a CDS encoding segregation and condensation protein A, whose protein sequence is MSASSDHAPVRENPALENPELDNPELQNETPENAAGGFGPGGFGPGGFRVRLANFEGPFDLLLNLISQHRLDVTQVALHAVTDDFIAYTRTLGEQLTLEQTTEFLVVAATLLDLKAARLLPAGEVDDAEDLALLEARDLLFARLLQYRAYKQVAQLFGELEAAALQRYPRAVSLEDRFNGLLPEVTLGVDAARFAEIAAAALTPRPVPTVGLGHLHVPKVSVPAQARVVMAMLIVEPGTWLTFGEIVSGCDGPYEVIGRFLGLLELFRERAIAFEQPEALGELKVSWTGERAPDEVNLSRGEEDYE, encoded by the coding sequence ATGTCGGCCTCGTCTGACCACGCCCCGGTGCGCGAGAACCCGGCGCTAGAGAACCCCGAGCTCGACAACCCCGAGCTCCAGAACGAGACACCCGAGAACGCGGCAGGGGGGTTCGGGCCAGGTGGGTTCGGGCCAGGTGGGTTCCGGGTGCGGCTGGCCAACTTCGAGGGGCCGTTCGATCTGCTGCTGAACCTGATCAGCCAGCATCGGCTCGACGTCACCCAGGTGGCGTTGCACGCGGTGACCGACGACTTCATCGCCTACACCCGCACACTCGGCGAGCAGTTGACGCTGGAGCAGACCACCGAGTTCCTGGTGGTGGCCGCGACGCTCCTGGACCTGAAGGCCGCCCGCCTGCTGCCGGCCGGCGAGGTGGACGACGCCGAGGATCTGGCGCTGCTCGAGGCACGTGACCTGCTGTTCGCCAGGCTGCTGCAGTACCGCGCCTACAAGCAGGTGGCCCAACTGTTCGGTGAGCTCGAAGCTGCTGCGTTGCAACGCTATCCGCGGGCGGTGTCGCTGGAGGATAGATTCAACGGGCTGTTGCCGGAGGTCACGCTCGGCGTCGACGCGGCACGGTTCGCCGAGATCGCGGCGGCAGCTCTGACACCGCGTCCCGTACCGACCGTCGGACTCGGCCATCTGCATGTGCCGAAGGTGTCGGTGCCGGCTCAGGCCCGGGTGGTGATGGCGATGCTGATCGTCGAACCAGGAACGTGGCTGACATTCGGCGAGATCGTCTCCGGCTGTGATGGCCCGTACGAGGTGATCGGGCGGTTCCTGGGTCTGCTGGAACTGTTCCGGGAGCGCGCTATCGCCTTCGAGCAGCCCGAGGCGCTCGGCGAACTCAAGGTCAGCTGGACCGGTGAACGCGCGCCGGACGAGGTAAATCTCAGTCGGGGAGAGGAAGACTACGAGTGA
- the xerD gene encoding site-specific tyrosine recombinase XerD, producing the protein MSLSDDIGRYLDHLTVERGAAANTVSSYRRDLQRYADYLAGRRTDRLADVTGGDVREFLVDLRRGDAERGVVPLADSSIARTLVAVRGLHRFAVAEGWVDVDVAHEVSPPRTARRLPRSLPIDQVAAILEAVGTDGTPRSLRDRALLELLYSCGARISEAIGLDVDDLDTDSRAVRLRGKGGKERIVPIGGPAVEALEAYLVRGRPALAIAGRGGVGPGVFLNARGGRLSRQSAWQVLVSAAERAGIGETVSPHTLRHSFATHLLDGGADVRVVQELLGHASVTTTQVYTLVTVNTMREVYATAHPRAR; encoded by the coding sequence ATGAGCCTGTCCGACGATATCGGCCGCTACCTCGATCACCTGACGGTAGAGCGGGGCGCGGCGGCCAACACGGTCAGCTCGTACCGGCGAGATCTGCAGCGCTATGCCGACTACCTCGCCGGCCGGCGGACCGACCGGCTCGCGGACGTCACCGGCGGCGATGTCCGCGAGTTCCTCGTCGACCTTCGCCGCGGCGACGCCGAACGTGGAGTGGTGCCACTGGCCGACAGTTCCATCGCACGCACCCTGGTGGCCGTTCGCGGTCTGCACAGGTTCGCGGTCGCCGAGGGTTGGGTCGATGTGGATGTGGCCCACGAGGTGTCCCCGCCCCGCACCGCCAGACGGCTGCCGAGGTCGTTGCCGATCGATCAGGTCGCGGCGATCCTGGAGGCCGTCGGAACCGACGGCACCCCGCGGTCGCTGCGTGACCGTGCGCTGCTGGAGTTGTTGTACAGCTGCGGCGCGCGGATATCGGAGGCGATCGGTCTCGACGTCGACGACCTCGACACCGATTCGCGTGCGGTCCGGCTGCGCGGCAAGGGCGGCAAGGAACGGATCGTCCCGATCGGCGGTCCGGCGGTCGAGGCACTCGAGGCGTACCTGGTGCGGGGGCGTCCGGCGCTGGCGATCGCCGGGCGCGGCGGCGTGGGTCCGGGCGTGTTTCTCAACGCCCGAGGGGGCCGGTTGTCGCGGCAGAGTGCTTGGCAGGTGCTGGTATCGGCCGCGGAACGGGCGGGGATCGGCGAAACCGTGTCGCCGCACACACTGCGGCACAGCTTCGCCACACATCTTCTCGACGGCGGTGCCGATGTACGTGTGGTTCAGGAACTACTCGGGCACGCCTCGGTCACCACCACGCAGGTGTACACACTGGTGACGGTGAACACGATGCGTGAGGTGTACGCGACAGCACATCCGCGTGCCCGATGA
- a CDS encoding ParA family protein — protein MLADEPTADTADTTDTAGPPEVPLGPTGRPYRQIPDPAPLDKHGPATVIAICNQKGGVGKTTTTINLGAALAECGRRVLLVDLDPQGALSAGLGVPHHELDATVHNLLVPPQMPIDEVLMRTRVDGLDLLPSNIDLSAAEIQLVTEVGREQSLARALHPVLDRYDFVLIDCQPSLGLLTVNALACADSVLIPMECAYFSLRGLALLNDTVNKVRDRLNPKLKLSGILVTMFDSRTLHAREVMERVVEVFGDVVFDSVVNRTVRFPETSVAGEPIISWAPKSAGAAAYRALAREVIARDVGLV, from the coding sequence ATCCTCGCCGACGAGCCCACGGCGGACACCGCCGACACCACCGACACGGCCGGGCCACCAGAGGTTCCGCTCGGCCCGACCGGCCGCCCCTACCGGCAGATCCCCGATCCGGCACCTCTGGACAAGCACGGTCCGGCGACGGTGATCGCCATCTGCAATCAGAAGGGCGGCGTCGGCAAGACCACCACCACCATCAACCTCGGCGCGGCGCTGGCCGAATGTGGTCGTCGGGTGCTGCTCGTCGACCTCGACCCGCAGGGTGCGCTGTCGGCGGGTCTCGGGGTGCCCCATCACGAACTCGACGCGACCGTGCACAACCTGCTGGTGCCGCCGCAGATGCCGATCGACGAGGTGCTGATGCGCACCCGGGTCGACGGCCTCGACCTGCTGCCCAGCAACATCGACCTGTCGGCGGCGGAGATCCAGCTCGTCACCGAGGTGGGACGCGAGCAGTCCCTGGCCCGTGCGCTGCACCCGGTCCTCGACCGCTACGACTTCGTGCTCATCGACTGCCAGCCGTCGCTGGGTCTGCTCACCGTCAACGCGCTGGCCTGCGCCGACAGCGTGCTGATCCCGATGGAATGCGCGTACTTCAGCCTGCGCGGGCTGGCGTTGCTCAACGACACCGTCAACAAGGTCCGCGACCGGCTCAACCCCAAACTGAAACTCAGCGGCATCCTGGTGACGATGTTCGACTCGCGCACACTGCATGCGCGTGAGGTGATGGAACGTGTGGTCGAGGTGTTCGGCGATGTCGTGTTCGACAGCGTCGTCAACCGCACCGTGCGGTTCCCCGAGACCAGCGTCGCGGGTGAGCCGATCATCTCGTGGGCACCCAAGTCCGCGGGGGCCGCGGCATATCGCGCGCTGGCACGCGAGGTCATCGCCCGCGATGTCGGCCTCGTCTGA
- a CDS encoding site-specific integrase, which produces MTTADTQRKARRGEPINKHTAKNGRVSYWFQADVGVKPDGSRDRQRFTYRTKAEAQREYRRITSEVAAGRYSRQTDLTVAEACDAWLDGRRGIRRITLEGYRNDLKPVCRHMGGKKLAQLTKRDGDALVEWLLTEGRTSPKHARPGSLMGRVVDVIAEHPEGVSAATLKATFPGEDVHTCLSGLIRAGRVTRPRRAVYVLADAATSDAAPRGVKPVSVRATLKALTSVVQSYVDQGALPRNVIALVERPADPITEHDDDPAARSWTVAEVAAFRASVADHRLFACWLLSCYGMRRSEVLGLRWSNIDGDVLKVRRGRVAIGNGTEEGLPKSRRSRRDLPMPAELAEALRTLKTRQRAEALALGLPWSDDQLVATHEDGSPVRPEWYSDEFGRLRERAGLRRIPLKGLRNTSVSLMLASGIPVHITAGWHGHDPAVSLSIYSDAQPDDLRAAGTALYG; this is translated from the coding sequence ATGACCACCGCCGACACGCAGCGCAAAGCACGCCGTGGCGAGCCGATCAACAAGCACACCGCGAAGAACGGCCGGGTGAGCTACTGGTTTCAGGCCGACGTCGGGGTGAAGCCCGACGGCTCCCGAGATCGGCAGCGATTCACCTACCGGACCAAGGCCGAGGCGCAGCGCGAGTACCGCCGGATTACCAGCGAGGTCGCCGCCGGGCGCTACTCGCGACAGACCGACCTCACCGTCGCCGAGGCGTGCGACGCATGGCTCGACGGGCGTCGCGGTATCCGCCGGATCACCCTTGAGGGCTACCGGAACGACCTCAAGCCGGTATGTCGACACATGGGCGGTAAGAAGCTCGCGCAGCTCACCAAGCGCGACGGCGACGCGCTGGTCGAGTGGCTGCTCACCGAGGGCCGGACCTCGCCGAAGCACGCCCGGCCCGGCTCCCTCATGGGCCGAGTGGTCGACGTGATCGCTGAGCACCCCGAGGGTGTCTCAGCGGCGACGCTCAAGGCAACGTTTCCCGGTGAGGACGTCCACACCTGCCTATCGGGCCTCATTCGCGCCGGTCGGGTCACTCGGCCGCGCCGAGCGGTGTACGTGCTCGCTGACGCCGCTACCTCGGACGCTGCGCCGCGCGGGGTCAAGCCGGTGAGCGTTCGCGCGACGCTCAAGGCTCTGACCTCGGTGGTACAGAGCTACGTCGATCAGGGCGCACTACCGCGCAACGTGATCGCGCTGGTCGAGCGGCCCGCCGACCCGATCACCGAGCACGACGACGACCCCGCTGCTCGCTCGTGGACCGTCGCCGAGGTCGCGGCGTTTCGTGCCTCGGTCGCCGATCATCGGCTGTTCGCGTGCTGGCTGCTGAGTTGCTACGGCATGAGGCGCAGCGAGGTTCTAGGGCTGCGCTGGTCGAACATCGACGGCGACGTGCTCAAGGTGCGACGGGGTCGCGTGGCGATCGGCAACGGGACCGAGGAAGGATTACCCAAGTCGCGGCGCAGCCGTCGAGACCTGCCCATGCCCGCCGAACTCGCCGAGGCGCTGCGCACGCTCAAGACTCGGCAGCGTGCCGAGGCGTTGGCGCTCGGTCTGCCCTGGTCCGACGACCAGCTCGTCGCGACCCATGAGGACGGTTCGCCGGTCCGGCCCGAGTGGTACTCGGATGAGTTCGGGCGGCTGCGTGAGCGGGCCGGGCTGCGCCGTATCCCGCTCAAGGGTCTGCGCAACACCAGCGTGAGCCTCATGCTCGCGTCGGGTATCCCGGTTCACATCACGGCGGGGTGGCACGGTCACGACCCGGCGGTCTCGCTCTCGATCTACAGCGACGCGCAGCCGGACGACTTGCGGGCCGCTGGCACCGCCCTTTACGGGTGA
- the scpB gene encoding SMC-Scp complex subunit ScpB: protein MSDDSDSNDGLSGGGLSGDDLGRDDLGRGGPGGDTPAGDAQGRDTGALDLGVDQDTVEEAEVRLDDNELRAALEAVLLVVDTPAPVADLARAVDEDQDRVAALLQQMSADFGVARSGFDLRFAGDGWRFYSRADYAPYVERLLLDGARSKLTRAALETLAVIAYRQPVSRARVSAIRGVNVDGVVRTLLARGLINEVGTDPTTSATTYGTTEMFLERLGLASLTELPDLAPLLPDVDVIDSLDEELLTDPRFAKLDAKGSHSSGEKTPDDGLSSSTE from the coding sequence GTGAGCGACGATTCCGACAGCAACGACGGCCTGAGTGGTGGCGGCCTGAGTGGTGACGATCTGGGCAGGGACGATCTGGGCAGGGGCGGACCGGGCGGCGATACCCCGGCCGGGGACGCTCAAGGCCGGGACACCGGCGCGCTCGACCTGGGCGTCGACCAGGACACCGTCGAAGAGGCGGAGGTGAGGCTCGACGACAACGAGCTGCGGGCCGCGCTGGAGGCGGTCCTGCTGGTTGTGGACACCCCCGCACCGGTCGCGGACCTGGCTCGCGCCGTCGACGAGGACCAGGACCGGGTCGCCGCGCTGCTGCAGCAGATGTCCGCCGACTTCGGTGTCGCGCGCAGCGGATTCGACCTGCGGTTCGCCGGCGACGGCTGGCGGTTCTACAGCCGCGCCGACTACGCGCCCTACGTCGAACGTCTTCTGCTCGACGGGGCACGGTCCAAGTTGACGCGCGCGGCGCTGGAGACGTTGGCGGTGATCGCCTACCGGCAGCCGGTGAGCCGGGCCCGGGTGAGCGCCATCCGCGGCGTGAACGTCGACGGGGTGGTCCGCACACTGCTGGCGCGCGGCCTGATCAACGAGGTCGGCACCGACCCGACGACCTCGGCCACCACCTACGGCACCACCGAGATGTTCCTGGAACGACTGGGCCTGGCATCGTTGACCGAACTGCCCGATCTGGCGCCGCTGCTGCCGGACGTGGACGTGATCGATTCGCTCGATGAGGAACTGCTCACCGATCCTCGATTCGCCAAACTCGATGCCAAGGGGTCACACTCGTCAGGAGAGAAAACACCGGACGACGGCCTGTCGTCGTCCACAGAATGA